One window of Biomphalaria glabrata chromosome 6, xgBioGlab47.1, whole genome shotgun sequence genomic DNA carries:
- the LOC106056470 gene encoding WD repeat-containing protein 3-like, whose protein sequence is MGLTKQYLRVCPGPVFGVVASQRSNIISLPGRKEKSSRCVVGACENVYIYDLTTKEKVLTLAGEKFEVTSLAKSPKSEHLAVGYMDGSIRVFNMDTCQCEVTFQGHKSAVTTLSYDTDGLRLVSGSKDTDVIVWDVVSESGLYRLKGHKMEITQVLFLKNRDILVSSSKDTFIKFWDLKTQHCFYTVVGHRTEVYGFLLLRNETRLVSGSADSELRVWEINYLESQEQEMEVSESTSGPPVKKPKLTEEDESSSDERDETEKAEDEAMKILTCKKLGSVMRQGRSRLVTMCTDPEEKLLFCHGNDKNLEVFALPSDDELNKLIAKRIKKLRKKHLESGAEVDTSNVRLQLNDEMKHLQTFRFSSKLWSVHICSDTGHDLRFSALFANNKLETGTFTYAKHEISLNNVVAYTHTGHRSDVRTLGFSSDNFMILSASSEEAKLWNRDTQQCIRTFQCDYALCNMFAANDKHVIIGTKTGKLQLFDIDGGIMLHSFEAHQGAVWSVAPMPDKRGLVSGGADHEVKFWNYELTMDSQSKRKVLSLEHTRTLKMDEDVLCVKFTPDQKLLALALLDSTVKIFFTDTLKFFNSLYGHKLPVVCMDISYDSTLIVTGSADRNIKIWGLDFGDCHKSIFAHDESVTCISFVPKTHLFYSGGKDRKIKQWDADNFENIQTLVGHHGEIRSLAISPSGNTVVTASSDKSLRIWEKTEEPLVLEEEREMEREKLEDEALLQTGEVVPGETTEEVKMAGKKTLESIKGTEKIMEALEIYETQLEAIQQAKTKKSAPPAPHPMMMAYQSETPVDFVLETIRRIRASELMGSLLALPFSDVSKLLPILDICLSQQRETELMSKCVNFLLKIHQGEITSNPSQAKILDKLKDHTVQAVKKQRDLTAFNAAGLAFMKKYVEENKGIKMFADATVKRKKKKRAVLAIH, encoded by the exons ATGGGGCTCACCAAACAATATTTGAGAGTTTGCCCTGGCCCTGTTTTTGGTGTGGTAGCTAGCCAACGCTCCAACATTATCAGCCTGCCTGGAAGAAAAGAAAAGTCATCCAGATGTGTTGTTGGTGCTTgtgaaaatgtttacatttatgaTCTAACAACTAAAGAAAAA GTATTGACTCTTGCTGGTGAGAAGTTTGAAGTCACCTCCTTAGCTAAAAGTCCTAAATCTGAACACTTAGCTGTGGGCTACATGGATGGCAGTATTCGTGTCTTCAATATGGACACATGCCAGTGTGAAGTCACTTTTCAGGGTCACAAATCTGCTGTGACTACTTTATCCTATGATACAGATGGACTGAGATTAGTTTCTGGATCAAAA GACACTGATGTGATTGTCTGGGATGTTGTCAGTGAGTCAGGTTTGTACAGACTGAAAGGACACAAGATGGAGATAACTCAAGTTTTGTTTCTGAAAAACAGAGATATACTTGTATCTAG TTCTAAAGACACATTTATAAAATTCTGGGATTTAAAAACGCAGCATTGTTTCTACACTGTAGTTGGTCACAGAACAGAAGTTTATGGATTTCTTCTGTTGCGAAATGAAACAAGACTGGTGTCTGGATCAGCGGATAGCGAACTCAGGGTTTGGGAAATAAACTATTTGGAATCTCAG gaacaaGAAATGGAGGTTTCTGAAAGCACTTCAGGGCCTCCTGTCAAAAAGCCAAAGTTGACTGAAGAAGATGAAAGTAGTTCTGATGAAAGAGATGAGACTGAGAAAGCAGAAGATGAAGCAATG aaaatcttAACTTGCAAGAAACTTGGTTCAGTGATGAGACAGGGAAGGTCAAGGCTAGTTACAATGTGCACTGACCCTGaagaaaaacttttattttgtcat GGAAATGACAAAAATTTGGAAGTGTTTGCGTTACCAAGTGATGATGAGTTGAACAAACTTATAGCcaagagaataaaaaaattaaggaaGAAACATTT AGAGTCAGGTGCTGAGGTGGACACCAGCAATGTCAGACTTCAACTGAATGACGAAATGAAACATTTACAGACGTTCCGTTTCTCATCTAAGCTCTGGTCAGTCCACATTTGTTCCGATACTGGACATGACCTGCGT tttaGTGCACTGTTTGCAAACAACAAACTAGAGACTGGGACATTCACTTATGCTAAGCATGAAATCAGTTTAAACAATGTTGTGGCTTACACACATACTGGACACCGTTCTGATGTTAGAACTTTAGGATTCAGTTCGGACAATTTTATGATTCTGTCTGCCAGCTCTGAGGAGGCCAAGTTGTGGAACAG AGATACTCAACAATGTATTCGCACATTTCAATGTGACTATGCTCTGTGCAATATGTTTGCAGCTAACGACAAGCATGTTATTATAGGAACTaag ACAGGCAAACTACAGTTATTTGATATTGATGGAGGCATAATGTTGCATTCTTTTGAAGCCCACCAAGGAGCTGTTTGGTCTGTGGCCCCAATGCCAGATAAG agAGGGCTTGTATCTGGAGGTGCTGACCATGAGGTCAAGTTCTGGAATTATGAACTTACCATGGATTCACAATCTAAAAG GAAAGTTTTGTCTCTCGAGCACACAAGGACATTGAAGATGGATGAGGATGTTCTCTGTGTCAAGTTTAC ACCTGACCAAAAATTGCTGGCCTTGGCCTTGTTGGACAGTACagtcaagattttttttacagatactTTGAAG tttttTAATTCCCTGTATGGTCATAAGTTGCCTGTGGTGTGTATGGATATATCATATGACAGCACTTTAATTGTCACAGGCTCTGCAGACAGAAACATCAAAATCTGGGGATTAGATTTTGGGGACTGCCACAAATCTATATTTGCTCATGATGAAAG TGTGACCTGCATTTCCTTTGTTCCCAAAACTCACCTCTTCTACTCAGGAGGTAAAGACAGGAAGATCAAACAGTGGGATGCAGATAACTTTGAGAACATCCAGACCCTTGTG GGTCATCATGGTGAAATTAGAAGTCTGGCCATCAGCCCATCTGGGAATACTGTGGTCACTGCCTCTAGTGACAAGAGTCTCAGGATATGGGAGAAGACGGAGGAGCCCCTCGTCctagaggaggagagagagatggagagagagaaactggAGGATGAGGCTCTGTTACAAACTGGAGAAGTT GTACCTGGTGAGACTACAGAAGAAGTCAAAATGGCTGGAAAGAAAACACTAGAAAGTATTAAAGGG ACAGAGAAAATAATGGAAGCTCTAGAAATTTATGAAACTCAGTTGGAAGCAATCCAGCAAGCAAAGACAAAGAAG tcTGCCCCACCAGCCCCCCATCCTATGATGATGGCTTATCAGAGTGAAACTCCAGTTGATTTTGTTCTAGAAACTATCAGGCGCATTCGTGCCAG TGAATTGATGGGTTCATTATTGGCCTTACCATTTTCTGATGTTTCTAAACTGTTGCCTATTCTGGACATTTGTTTGTCACAGCAGAGAGAAACTGAGCTTATGTCCAAGTGTGTCAACTTCTTGCTCAA gaTACATCAAGGGGAAATAACTTCCAACCCAAGTCAAGCCAAGATTCTAGATAAATTAAAAGATCATACAGTGCAGGCTGTTAAAAAACAAAGG GATCTAACTGCATTTAATGCTGCAGGTTTGGCGTTCATGAAAAAATATGTTGAAGAGAATAAAGGAATCAAAATGTTTGCTGACGCTACagtcaaaaggaaaaaaaagaaacgtgcgGTTTTAGcaattcattaa